The following coding sequences are from one Rhipicephalus microplus isolate Deutch F79 chromosome 3, USDA_Rmic, whole genome shotgun sequence window:
- the LOC119160373 gene encoding uncharacterized protein LOC119160373 produces MFRINLRYKSSLIPSTDQTLLLLDHTKAITMLPACIVFALATSAFAGHISQGVGGYTLASNLGYGVGYGNLGYAGLGYGGLGLSHYGLSHGVGYSGLTGYGVGYGFGYAAPATSYAVAAPAVTRTISTYQAAPTVTAVHAAPAVTAVHAAPAVATFAAAPAVTKVVQATPAVTYAAAPAVTRVVQSTPAVTYAVAPAVTRVATYAAPTVTKVVQSAPVVAAAPAVTYAAAPAVTRVATYAAPTVTKVVQSTPVVAAAPAIATYAAAPAVTTVHHAAPAVATVAHAAPAVATYSVAHATPAIATYGIAHAAPAYYSYGIGSLGYGSGSYDYGHGLLGYGLNYGYGLGSPLSYATLLRKKK; encoded by the exons ATGTTCCGCATCAACCTGAGGTATAAAAGCTCACTCATCCCCAGCACAGATCAGACGCTTCTGCTCCTCGATCACACAAAGGCCATCACCATG CTGCCCGCCTGCATCGTTTTTGCCTTGGCCACCAGCGCCTTCGCTGGCCACATTAGCCAGGGTGTTGGAGGTTACACCCTTGCCAGCAACCTTGGCTACGGCGTTGGCTACGGCAACCTCGGTTATGCTGGCCTCGGCTATGGTGGCCTCGGCCTATCTCACTATGGTCTGTCGCACGGCGTTGGGTACTCTGGCTTGACCGGTTACGGCGTTGGCTACGGATTCGGCTATGCCGCTCCAGCCACCAGCTATGCTGTCGCTGCCCCAGCTGTCACCCGCACAATCTCCACCTACCAAGCTGCTCCAACCGTGACCGCTGTTCACGCCGCTCCAGCCGTGACTGCTGTCCACGCCGCCCCAGCTGTCGCCACCTTCGCTGCTGCCCCAGCTGTCACCAAGGTTGTTCAGGCCACCCCAGCTGTTACCTACGCTGCTGCCCCAGCCGTGACCCGGGTTGTTCAGTCCACCCCAGCTGTCACCTACGCAGTGGCACCAGCCGTCACTCGCGTTGCCACCTACGCTGCTCCTACCGTTACCAAGGTTGTCCAATCTGCTCCAGTTGTCGCTGCGGCTCCAGCTGTCACCTATGCTGCTGCTCCAGCTGTCACTCGCGTTGCCACCTACGCCGCCCCAACCGTGACGAAGGTTGTGCAGTCCACCCCAGTCGTCGCTGCGGCCCCAGCTATCGCCACCTACGCTGCTGCCCCAGCAGTGACCACTGTCCACCACGCTGCTCCAGCTGTTGCCACCGTTGCCCACGCTGCTCCCGCCGTGGCCACTTACAGTGTCGCCCACGCCACCCCAGCCATTGCTACCTACGGCATTGCTCACGCCGCTCCAGCCTACTACAGCTACGGCATTGGCTCACTCGGCTACGGTTCTGGCAGCTACGATTACGGCCATGGACTCCTCGGCTACGGTCTCAACTATGGCTATGGTCTTGGCTCTCCTCTAAGCTACGCTACCCTTCTCCGCAAGAAGAAGT AA